The Brasilonema sennae CENA114 genome includes a region encoding these proteins:
- a CDS encoding NADH:flavin oxidoreductase/NADH oxidase produces the protein MTDLFTPLTIGAVTFRNRIAVSPMCQYSSTDGYANDWHLIHLASRAVGGAGLVFTEAAAIEPRGRISPQDLGIWLDEHIEPLAKIVRAIHNFGAIAGIQLAHAGRKASTAPPWEGGEVLNTSNGGWHPVLSSSAIPFSENHPIPEALNIEGIQQIINDFVQAAQRSQEAGFKVIEIHAAHGYLLHQFLSPLSNKRNDEYGGSFENRTRLLREVVQAVREILPSDYPLWVRISATDWVENGWDIEQSIALAEKLNSLGVDLIDTSSGGSVPNAKIPFGPGYQTEFATRIRHEANILTGAVGLITSPEQADQIIRTGQADIVLIGREMLRNPYWALSAAKKLRQEKFSPVQYERAWL, from the coding sequence ATGACAGATTTATTTACACCCCTAACAATTGGCGCAGTGACTTTTCGCAACCGCATCGCAGTTTCGCCAATGTGTCAATATTCCAGTACAGATGGTTATGCTAATGATTGGCATCTGATTCATCTGGCAAGTCGTGCTGTTGGTGGTGCAGGTTTAGTTTTCACTGAAGCAGCAGCCATCGAACCAAGAGGACGAATCAGTCCCCAAGATTTGGGTATCTGGTTGGATGAGCATATTGAGCCATTGGCAAAAATTGTTAGGGCAATTCATAACTTTGGGGCGATTGCAGGTATTCAACTTGCTCATGCTGGTAGGAAAGCCAGTACTGCACCACCTTGGGAAGGAGGAGAAGTTTTAAACACATCCAATGGTGGTTGGCATCCTGTACTTTCTAGTAGTGCTATTCCTTTTAGCGAAAACCACCCTATTCCGGAAGCATTAAACATAGAAGGCATCCAACAGATTATAAATGACTTCGTACAAGCGGCTCAACGTTCACAAGAAGCTGGATTTAAAGTCATTGAAATCCATGCGGCTCATGGTTATCTCTTACACCAATTTCTCTCGCCTCTAAGTAACAAACGCAACGATGAATATGGCGGTAGTTTTGAAAATCGCACTCGTTTGCTAAGAGAAGTCGTTCAAGCGGTGCGAGAAATCTTACCATCAGATTATCCCTTGTGGGTAAGAATTTCTGCAACAGATTGGGTAGAAAATGGCTGGGATATAGAGCAGAGTATCGCCTTAGCAGAGAAACTGAATTCATTAGGTGTGGATTTAATTGATACTTCTAGCGGTGGTTCTGTACCCAACGCCAAAATTCCCTTTGGCCCTGGTTATCAAACTGAGTTTGCTACGAGAATCCGCCACGAGGCAAACATCCTCACAGGTGCTGTCGGTTTAATTACATCTCCAGAACAGGCGGATCAGATTATTCGTACAGGTCAGGCAGATATTGTTTTAATAGGACGAGAGATGCTACGCAATCCTTACTGGGCATTATCTGCTGCCAAAAAACTGCGACAGGAAAAATTTTCACCTGTTCAGTACGAGCGGGCTTGGCTTTAA